From a single Nitrogeniibacter mangrovi genomic region:
- the def gene encoding peptide deformylase — MALLPILRYPDERLHTKARPVAAVDDRIRTLVADMAETMYEAPGIGLAATQVDVHERVVVIDVSEERNELRAFINPEILERSGETVGEEGCLSVPGIYDKVKRAERVRVRALDTQGQPFELEADGLLAVCIQHELDHLEGKVFVEYLSLLKQGRIKNKLAKRARITA; from the coding sequence ATGGCACTTCTCCCCATCCTTCGCTACCCCGACGAACGACTCCACACCAAGGCCCGGCCGGTGGCCGCGGTGGATGACCGCATCCGCACCCTGGTGGCCGACATGGCCGAGACCATGTACGAGGCACCGGGCATCGGCCTCGCCGCCACGCAGGTCGACGTGCACGAGCGGGTGGTCGTCATCGACGTGTCCGAGGAGCGCAACGAGCTGCGCGCCTTCATCAATCCGGAAATCCTCGAGCGTTCGGGCGAGACGGTGGGCGAGGAAGGCTGCCTGTCCGTGCCCGGCATCTACGACAAGGTCAAGCGCGCCGAACGGGTCAGGGTGCGGGCGCTCGACACCCAGGGCCAGCCCTTCGAACTGGAGGCCGACGGCCTGCTCGCGGTCTGCATCCAGCACGAGCTCGATCACCTCGAAGGCAAGGTTTTCGTCGAATACCTGTCCCTGCTCAAGCAGGGGCGCATCAAGAACAAGCTGGCCAAGCGCGCCCGCATCACCGCCTGA
- the fmt gene encoding methionyl-tRNA formyltransferase — MKIAFAGTPEFAAVALRALIDAGHEVVLVLTQPDRRSGRGMKLTPSPVKQVALAHGIAVDQPEKLRTAEQQAALRAAAPEVLVVAAYGLILPQAVLDLPRHGCLNIHASLLPRWRGAAPIHRAIEAGDRETGITIMQMDAGLDTGAMLLERAVAIPPGATTGSLHDTLATLGGEMIVEALERLARGALEATPQPEAGVTYAHKIDKAEARLDWRRDAVALERAVRAFNPFPGAVAEFDGLALKLWQAEVIEADGEPGAVLAADGDALVIACGRGALRVTVAQKPGGRRQPVGEVLQGTGIAAGNRAALPD; from the coding sequence ATGAAGATCGCCTTCGCCGGCACGCCGGAGTTTGCCGCCGTGGCGCTGCGAGCGCTCATCGACGCCGGCCACGAGGTGGTGCTGGTGCTCACCCAGCCCGATCGCCGTTCGGGGCGCGGCATGAAGCTCACGCCCAGCCCGGTCAAGCAGGTGGCGCTCGCACACGGCATTGCCGTCGACCAGCCCGAGAAGCTGCGCACCGCCGAACAGCAGGCGGCGCTGCGCGCGGCGGCGCCCGAGGTGCTGGTGGTGGCGGCCTACGGGCTCATCCTGCCCCAGGCGGTGCTCGATCTGCCGCGCCACGGCTGCCTGAACATCCACGCCTCTCTGCTGCCGCGCTGGCGCGGCGCCGCGCCGATCCATCGCGCCATCGAGGCCGGGGATCGGGAGACGGGCATCACCATCATGCAGATGGATGCCGGGCTCGACACCGGCGCCATGCTGCTCGAACGCGCGGTGGCGATTCCGCCCGGGGCGACCACCGGCAGTCTCCATGACACCCTGGCGACCCTCGGCGGCGAGATGATCGTCGAAGCCCTCGAACGCCTGGCGCGCGGCGCCCTCGAGGCGACCCCGCAGCCGGAGGCGGGCGTCACCTACGCCCACAAGATCGACAAGGCCGAAGCCCGGCTCGACTGGCGCCGCGACGCGGTGGCACTGGAGCGCGCGGTGCGTGCCTTCAATCCCTTCCCCGGCGCGGTGGCCGAATTCGACGGGCTCGCCCTCAAGCTGTGGCAGGCCGAGGTGATCGAGGCCGACGGCGAGCCCGGTGCGGTGCTGGCGGCCGACGGCGATGCTCTGGTGATCGCCTGCGGTCGCGGGGCCCTGCGCGTCACCGTGGCGCAAAAGCCCGGCGGGCGGCGCCAGCCCGTCGGCGAGGTCCTCCAGGGCACCGGCATTGCGGCCGGCAATCGCGCCGCGCTGCCCGATTGA